A genomic region of Fluviispira vulneris contains the following coding sequences:
- a CDS encoding DEAD/DEAH box helicase, whose protein sequence is MGFRGNNRNTYRPKPPKGPVRLTFGIIEDKTNETKPVAIAQPQFEKQEIIGTLYLKKIKIDNVKPLPAKHISRIIENISKIYEEGRYLNTNTVIDSENNIFKVTFNYNQNTIDRIKGLDRNERQWEPEERLWKVYIASFDDLFDILGKGFKLTDNAYQEIKEFVKSKYYAHIAPSKLGKLILRESWFEEFDLSTEVNALHGSEAMTSHGSVTTNYSKPQLELLEKIKQQISSFSFKRKPYSHQLIGIEFLLQNPACALLDEMGCGKSFQIASSVAMLLQSKTIDRCLIVAPKSLIRTWQEEMSLATSIPYTVIEGSPAQRAKLLKSSSQIFIVHYEGIRLEKEALSEWIKEGEGMLVFDESQRIKNLNAQTTISAKYIRNSAKRCVIATGTPIANRPLDLFAQYFVMDNGNTFGTSFPAFKNTFCYIDILEINQGRRKVKIEKFMGVRNGEELRKRILATSLRRLKNEVLDLPPIIFKDYAIELKAEQKTIYAKMRDSVRSEIENMSPEEYASQANNIVVRLLRLSQIASNPKLIDPKYDGTNAKLSELEDLLFDIFSDDTKKVILWSHFVGNVNYLVETYQETWGAVAHTGEMNIEERSRSIEQFQNNPECRLFIATPQSAKEGLTLLPRDGKMKADTMIYMDLNFDGGSYVQSQARFHRIGQNAEKCLVIHLLGVDTVDEYIKKSLIDKIQTASQILDNASQEQLNQIKGESFKLSKEEILNIL, encoded by the coding sequence ATGGGATTTAGAGGTAACAACAGGAATACATATCGTCCAAAACCCCCCAAAGGACCCGTTCGTTTGACATTTGGTATTATTGAAGACAAAACAAATGAAACAAAACCTGTTGCAATTGCTCAACCTCAATTTGAGAAACAGGAAATTATTGGGACATTATATTTAAAAAAGATTAAAATAGATAATGTTAAACCTCTTCCCGCAAAACATATTTCAAGAATTATAGAAAATATCTCCAAAATATATGAAGAAGGTCGATATTTAAATACAAATACTGTTATTGACTCTGAAAATAATATTTTTAAAGTTACATTTAACTATAATCAAAATACGATTGATAGGATTAAAGGTCTTGATCGTAACGAACGTCAATGGGAACCCGAAGAAAGACTTTGGAAAGTTTATATAGCAAGTTTTGATGATTTATTCGATATTTTGGGTAAAGGATTTAAGTTAACAGATAATGCTTATCAAGAAATCAAAGAGTTTGTGAAAAGCAAATATTACGCACACATTGCACCAAGTAAACTTGGTAAATTAATATTAAGAGAAAGCTGGTTTGAAGAATTTGATCTTTCTACAGAAGTCAATGCATTACACGGAAGTGAAGCTATGACGTCTCATGGCTCTGTCACCACAAATTACTCAAAACCACAGCTTGAACTTCTTGAAAAAATCAAACAGCAAATATCTTCATTTTCTTTTAAAAGAAAACCTTATTCTCATCAATTAATTGGTATAGAATTTCTTTTACAAAATCCGGCTTGTGCTTTATTGGATGAAATGGGTTGTGGTAAAAGTTTTCAGATAGCATCCTCTGTCGCAATGCTTTTGCAAAGTAAAACGATTGATAGATGTCTTATCGTTGCACCAAAATCTCTTATTAGAACTTGGCAAGAAGAAATGTCTCTCGCGACATCAATTCCGTATACAGTTATTGAAGGCTCTCCGGCACAAAGGGCAAAACTCTTAAAAAGTTCTTCGCAAATATTTATTGTCCATTATGAAGGAATCCGTCTTGAAAAAGAAGCGCTTTCTGAATGGATTAAAGAAGGCGAAGGGATGCTCGTTTTTGACGAAAGCCAAAGAATTAAAAACTTAAATGCACAAACAACTATCAGTGCAAAATATATCCGTAACAGTGCTAAACGTTGTGTGATTGCAACAGGTACCCCAATTGCAAATAGGCCTCTCGATCTTTTCGCACAATATTTTGTAATGGACAATGGAAATACTTTCGGCACAAGTTTTCCAGCATTTAAAAACACTTTTTGTTACATAGATATATTAGAAATAAATCAAGGGCGTAGAAAAGTTAAAATAGAAAAATTCATGGGTGTTCGCAATGGCGAAGAATTGAGAAAAAGAATTCTTGCTACTAGTTTAAGACGTTTAAAAAATGAAGTTCTTGATTTACCACCTATTATATTTAAAGATTATGCTATTGAACTAAAAGCTGAACAAAAAACAATTTACGCCAAAATGCGTGACTCCGTTCGTAGTGAAATTGAAAACATGAGTCCTGAAGAATATGCGAGTCAGGCAAATAATATTGTTGTACGACTGTTACGTTTGTCGCAAATTGCATCGAATCCAAAACTGATCGATCCTAAGTACGATGGAACAAATGCAAAACTTTCTGAATTGGAAGATCTTTTGTTTGATATTTTCTCTGACGATACGAAGAAAGTTATTTTATGGAGCCACTTTGTAGGCAACGTAAATTATTTGGTAGAAACCTACCAAGAAACATGGGGTGCTGTTGCTCATACGGGTGAAATGAATATTGAAGAACGCTCTCGCAGCATAGAACAGTTTCAAAATAATCCTGAGTGCCGCCTCTTTATTGCCACACCTCAGTCCGCAAAAGAAGGTTTAACTTTATTGCCTAGAGACGGAAAAATGAAGGCAGATACCATGATTTATATGGATCTTAATTTTGATGGGGGAAGCTACGTGCAGTCACAAGCGCGTTTCCACCGTATCGGGCAAAATGCTGAAAAATGTCTCGTGATTCATTTACTCGGCGTTGATACTGTTGATGAATATATTAAAAAATCTCTTATTGACAAAATTCAAACAGCCTCTCAAATTCTTGACAATGCAAGTCAAGAACAATTGAATCAAATAAAAGGTGAAAGCTTTAAACTTAGTAAAGAAGAAATTCTTAATATTTTATAA
- a CDS encoding cob(I)yrinic acid a,c-diamide adenosyltransferase: MRITKVYTRTGDKGTTALADGTRIDKDSLRLESYGTIDELNSVIGICLQNTHEISEEQTLHLRNWLTAIQNDLFNLGSDLATPIASRWKNMILINEADILQLEKLIDYCQLSLEPLKEFVLPGGTLLNSYLHLARTVCRRAERFIVSLSKEEEINNFALIYINRLSDLFFVLARWVQHVSAKSEVTWNKSLGVRSLKI; the protein is encoded by the coding sequence ATGAGAATCACAAAAGTCTACACGCGAACAGGGGATAAGGGCACAACAGCTCTTGCTGATGGCACTCGGATAGACAAAGATAGCTTAAGATTGGAAAGTTATGGGACAATTGATGAATTAAATAGTGTCATTGGAATATGTCTACAAAATACCCATGAAATATCTGAAGAACAAACCCTTCATCTTAGGAATTGGTTAACAGCAATTCAAAATGATTTATTTAATTTAGGTTCTGATCTTGCAACTCCTATTGCATCACGTTGGAAAAATATGATTCTTATTAATGAAGCTGACATTTTGCAATTAGAAAAATTAATTGATTATTGTCAGCTTAGCTTAGAGCCGCTTAAAGAATTTGTTCTCCCAGGAGGAACTCTTTTAAACTCTTATTTGCATTTAGCCCGAACAGTTTGCAGAAGAGCAGAAAGATTTATAGTTTCGTTATCGAAAGAAGAAGAAATTAATAATTTTGCACTAATATATATCAACAGACTGTCGGACTTATTTTTTGTTCTCGCGCGGTGGGTTCAACATGTTTCTGCTAAATCTGAAGTGACTTGGAACAAGTCCTTGGGTGTCCGCTCTCTTAAAATTTAA
- a CDS encoding fumarylacetoacetate hydrolase family protein, whose translation MDKIVCVGKNYLDHAKELGDVVPEKPVLFIKPKSVLRAAVNHEELLLSIPQNMGSLHYESEIVLRLDKGGYKLDLKDAEKAIGAVSIGLDMTLRDLQTAQKKAGQPWTTSKVFPDSVVVGSWLRVSEFPNYLNEKFSFSLDDKIKQEGFGKDMRLSPAECVAYISEFFPLVAGDLIFTGTPAGVGPVLSGQKGTLNFASIRYSVCWS comes from the coding sequence ATGGATAAAATTGTGTGCGTTGGCAAGAATTATCTCGATCACGCAAAAGAGCTAGGAGATGTCGTTCCTGAAAAACCTGTGCTCTTTATAAAACCCAAAAGTGTGCTGAGAGCAGCAGTAAATCATGAAGAGCTTCTCCTCAGTATACCACAAAATATGGGGTCATTGCATTATGAATCTGAAATAGTTCTAAGACTTGATAAAGGTGGTTATAAACTCGATTTAAAAGATGCTGAGAAGGCGATCGGAGCTGTTTCAATCGGTCTCGACATGACTTTAAGAGACTTGCAAACAGCACAAAAAAAAGCAGGACAGCCATGGACTACCAGTAAAGTATTTCCGGACAGTGTGGTTGTGGGGTCTTGGTTAAGAGTTTCAGAGTTTCCAAATTATTTAAATGAAAAATTCTCCTTTTCTTTAGATGATAAAATAAAGCAGGAGGGTTTTGGAAAAGATATGCGACTCAGTCCAGCAGAATGTGTTGCGTATATAAGTGAATTTTTCCCACTTGTGGCAGGGGATCTTATTTTTACTGGCACTCCTGCGGGGGTGGGACCTGTGTTGTCTGGGCAAAAAGGAACTCTCAATTTTGCATCAATAAGGTACAGTGTTTGTTGGAGTTAA
- a CDS encoding BMP family lipoprotein yields the protein MLIYNFTKKIAVKFLAIFSFIIVSLNAYAEKNNKVCLILDKGGKDDKSFNQSAYEGFLKAQSDFKLSKESKYVTVKDDSQSTHFVRTLSNGDCGLIIAVGFNNADVVEKLAQKFPKQKYVLVDSSVKAENIRSISFQEHEGSFLIGAIAAMKSKNNHIGFIGGMEIPLIKRFALGYKSGAEYINPKIKITETYVGVSPTAWNNPTKAKELALSMYNQENDIIFVAAGASSQGVFDAVAETNKNNKKNKYYVIGVDSNQNYMQPGLVLTSMEKKVNVEIYAAIKDFVENKFSTGVIRYGFDNGGIDWAYDKYNKELFTGQDIDKINNIKKDIISHKIKVPDFYQVGK from the coding sequence ATGCTAATATATAATTTTACAAAAAAAATAGCAGTAAAATTTTTAGCTATTTTTTCTTTTATAATCGTATCGTTAAATGCTTACGCAGAAAAAAACAATAAAGTCTGTCTTATACTTGATAAAGGTGGTAAAGATGATAAATCATTTAACCAATCAGCGTATGAAGGCTTTTTAAAGGCTCAATCTGATTTTAAATTATCAAAAGAAAGTAAATATGTAACAGTAAAAGATGATTCACAATCGACTCATTTTGTCAGAACTCTTTCAAATGGAGACTGTGGGCTCATTATTGCTGTTGGTTTTAATAATGCAGATGTCGTTGAAAAATTGGCTCAGAAATTTCCAAAACAAAAATATGTTCTTGTCGATTCTTCTGTGAAAGCAGAAAATATTCGCTCTATTTCATTTCAAGAGCATGAAGGTAGTTTTTTAATCGGCGCAATTGCTGCAATGAAATCTAAGAATAATCATATTGGTTTCATTGGTGGTATGGAAATTCCACTGATAAAAAGATTTGCCTTAGGATATAAATCAGGTGCTGAGTATATCAATCCAAAAATTAAAATAACAGAAACTTATGTTGGCGTCTCTCCAACAGCATGGAATAATCCTACCAAAGCAAAAGAACTTGCTCTGTCTATGTATAATCAAGAAAATGATATTATATTTGTCGCTGCAGGCGCTTCTTCACAAGGTGTCTTTGATGCCGTCGCCGAAACCAATAAAAATAACAAGAAAAATAAATATTATGTTATTGGAGTTGATTCCAATCAAAACTATATGCAACCGGGTCTTGTTTTAACAAGTATGGAAAAAAAAGTAAATGTTGAAATATATGCTGCAATTAAAGATTTTGTTGAAAATAAATTTTCAACTGGAGTTATTCGATATGGCTTTGACAATGGTGGAATAGATTGGGCTTATGATAAATACAATAAAGAACTTTTTACGGGTCAAGATATAGATAAAATCAATAATATAAAAAAAGATATAATTTCTCATAAAATTAAAGTTCCAGATTTTTACCAAGTAGGAAAATAA
- a CDS encoding TerC family protein translates to MPDAGILITFFTLLCLEIVLGFDNILMISIISNRVNLESQNFIRYLGLILAATTRVFLLVGFTWVSSFQKSFIFIGNFDFSTRDIILTVGGLFLIWKSIKEIHATVEHKDCEISEDKNKYKISIFSAIFQIVFIDAIFSMDAIFTAIGLTENLMVIIFSILVSVLIMILFVNKVASFLKRFASVKILSLVFMLVIGTTLCLEAFDRSIPKQYLYAPLLFSLLIQLLQIRYEINKSKRKEIDLKSNKSIRKIIKY, encoded by the coding sequence ATGCCCGATGCTGGTATTCTAATTACTTTTTTTACTTTGCTGTGTTTAGAAATAGTTCTTGGTTTTGATAATATATTGATGATTTCGATTATCTCAAATCGTGTGAATTTGGAAAGTCAGAATTTTATTCGCTATTTGGGATTGATTTTAGCTGCAACAACAAGAGTGTTTCTTCTTGTTGGTTTTACTTGGGTTTCTTCTTTTCAGAAAAGTTTTATTTTTATTGGTAATTTTGATTTTTCTACCCGCGATATTATATTGACTGTTGGTGGGCTATTTTTAATTTGGAAATCAATTAAAGAAATTCATGCAACAGTTGAACATAAAGACTGCGAAATATCTGAAGATAAAAATAAATATAAAATATCAATCTTTTCTGCAATCTTTCAAATTGTCTTTATTGATGCTATTTTTTCAATGGACGCTATTTTTACCGCCATTGGATTGACAGAAAATTTAATGGTTATAATTTTTTCAATACTTGTTTCTGTGTTAATTATGATTTTATTTGTTAATAAAGTTGCTTCATTTCTTAAGCGCTTTGCTTCAGTAAAAATATTATCGCTTGTTTTTATGCTTGTGATAGGTACAACATTATGTCTTGAAGCGTTTGATAGATCAATACCAAAACAATATTTATACGCGCCACTTCTTTTCTCATTATTAATACAATTGTTGCAGATACGCTATGAGATTAATAAAAGTAAAAGAAAAGAAATAGATTTGAAATCAAATAAAAGTATAAGAAAAATTATAAAATATTAA
- a CDS encoding BMP family lipoprotein, with protein MKNILTSIFFLSLTLHTQSIHAAPNAKICMILDKAGKDDRSFNQAAYEGFQTALKTLPISKESKVIDAKEDAQLKQAIRAFAKSSCAVIFSIGINNADAIKALIPTYPKQKFVLIDSVIDEKNVRSIVYREDQGSFLVGAIAAMKSKTNEIGFIGGMDIPLIRRFETGYIAGAKYINPKIKVLSAFVGISIEAWNNPTKAQEIALNQYRQGADIIFHAAGGSGLGVFNAAEKKENLKYKKYAIGCDSNQNWIKPGIILTSMTKGVAATVVDTIQSVIDDKFMTGTYSYGLDHNGVNWAYDSYNKNLFTEKDLEKIEQIKKDIIAEKIQVPDYYKEVKK; from the coding sequence ATGAAGAATATTCTTACCTCTATTTTCTTTCTATCATTGACACTCCACACACAGTCAATTCATGCTGCTCCAAATGCAAAAATATGTATGATTCTCGATAAGGCAGGTAAGGATGATCGTTCTTTTAATCAAGCAGCATATGAGGGATTCCAAACTGCCTTAAAAACTTTACCTATTTCAAAAGAAAGTAAAGTAATTGATGCCAAAGAAGATGCACAACTTAAACAGGCAATTCGTGCATTCGCCAAAAGCAGTTGCGCAGTTATTTTTTCAATAGGCATAAATAATGCAGATGCTATAAAAGCCCTTATTCCTACATATCCTAAACAAAAATTTGTTCTTATTGACTCCGTCATAGATGAAAAGAATGTTCGCTCAATTGTCTATAGAGAAGATCAAGGCTCGTTTTTAGTTGGCGCTATTGCTGCGATGAAATCAAAAACAAATGAAATTGGTTTTATTGGAGGAATGGATATTCCTCTTATTCGTAGATTTGAAACCGGATATATAGCAGGCGCAAAGTATATCAATCCAAAAATTAAAGTACTTTCTGCTTTTGTTGGGATATCCATTGAAGCATGGAATAACCCCACAAAAGCACAAGAAATCGCTCTTAATCAATATAGACAAGGTGCGGATATTATTTTTCATGCAGCAGGTGGTTCAGGTTTAGGCGTCTTCAATGCTGCGGAAAAAAAAGAAAATTTAAAATATAAAAAATATGCTATTGGCTGTGACTCCAATCAAAACTGGATTAAACCAGGCATTATTCTCACAAGTATGACCAAAGGAGTTGCTGCTACAGTTGTAGACACTATTCAGTCCGTAATAGATGATAAATTTATGACCGGTACTTATTCCTATGGTCTAGATCACAATGGTGTTAATTGGGCCTATGACAGCTACAATAAAAATTTATTCACAGAAAAAGATCTAGAAAAAATTGAACAAATTAAAAAAGATATTATAGCAGAAAAAATTCAAGTCCCTGATTATTATAAAGAGGTAAAGAAATAA
- a CDS encoding ABC transporter ATP-binding protein — protein MKISDEKKQIAFEFRSVTKTFGKIIANNKISFSVPKGSIRALVGENGAGKSTAMKILFGLYKEDSGEVLVNGKPQHLNSPRDAIKNGIGMVHQHFMLAETATGLDNIILGDESDTLKLPFLPLALNIIDRKKAKIKIENIAKKYGLTVPLDIKISKLPVGMQQRIEILKLLYREADILILDEPTAVLTPPEVDEFFINLKKLKDEGKTIIIVTHKLKEVLNFTDHITIFRSGQVIGNLETKEANEEKIASMMVGRKVNLKPKIPCNTNLKGPVLNIRNVTLKDYKTKDSKRNLLNKINLSVSGGEIVGIAGVEGNGQSDLLDLIFHPQKYFGKKSTQNNPASGEISLLGKDIKHKKSSEMADINVGFIPEDRHTDGLLLNMSAEENYILGRHWEKSFRIGFLQNIKKIKETVKNEMETYDVRPRNSELLASGFSGGNQQKIIIAREFGKNPNFIVAANPTRGVDIGAIEFIHKQIVEERDKGVGVLLISSELDEITTLSDRIIVLYEGEIVAEYKRDEADEYQIGLAMCGGLPHEGARK, from the coding sequence ATGAAAATTAGTGATGAAAAAAAACAAATAGCTTTTGAATTTCGATCTGTCACAAAAACATTCGGGAAAATAATTGCTAATAATAAAATAAGTTTTTCCGTTCCTAAAGGATCAATAAGGGCACTTGTTGGTGAAAATGGAGCCGGAAAATCGACTGCTATGAAAATTCTATTTGGCTTATACAAAGAAGATTCTGGGGAAGTCCTCGTTAACGGCAAACCACAACATTTGAATTCACCAAGAGATGCAATAAAAAATGGGATTGGCATGGTGCATCAGCACTTTATGCTCGCTGAAACAGCAACAGGGTTGGATAATATTATTTTAGGAGATGAAAGCGATACATTAAAGCTTCCCTTTTTACCTCTTGCCCTTAATATAATTGATCGTAAAAAAGCTAAAATTAAAATTGAAAATATTGCAAAAAAATATGGACTAACCGTTCCCCTAGATATTAAAATATCTAAACTTCCCGTTGGTATGCAACAAAGAATTGAAATATTAAAACTCTTATACCGTGAAGCTGATATTCTCATTCTCGATGAACCTACAGCTGTATTAACACCACCTGAAGTTGATGAATTTTTTATTAATCTTAAGAAATTAAAAGATGAAGGTAAAACTATTATCATCGTTACTCATAAATTAAAAGAAGTTCTTAACTTTACAGATCATATAACTATATTTAGAAGTGGCCAAGTGATTGGGAATTTAGAAACAAAAGAAGCCAATGAAGAAAAAATAGCTTCGATGATGGTTGGCAGAAAGGTCAATCTTAAACCAAAAATTCCATGTAATACTAATTTAAAAGGACCTGTGTTAAATATAAGAAATGTCACCTTAAAAGATTATAAAACAAAAGATTCAAAAAGAAATTTATTAAATAAAATAAACTTATCTGTATCGGGTGGTGAAATTGTAGGAATTGCTGGCGTAGAAGGCAATGGACAATCCGATTTATTGGATCTTATTTTTCATCCACAAAAGTACTTTGGTAAAAAATCTACACAAAATAATCCTGCAAGTGGTGAGATTAGTCTTCTTGGTAAAGATATTAAACATAAAAAAAGCTCAGAAATGGCTGATATCAATGTTGGATTTATTCCTGAAGACAGACATACAGATGGATTGTTATTAAATATGTCTGCTGAAGAAAATTATATCCTTGGCCGGCATTGGGAAAAATCATTTCGCATCGGTTTTTTACAAAATATTAAAAAAATAAAAGAGACAGTCAAAAATGAAATGGAAACTTATGATGTGAGGCCACGAAATTCTGAGCTTTTAGCTTCTGGATTTTCTGGTGGCAACCAACAAAAGATAATAATTGCGAGAGAGTTTGGTAAAAATCCAAACTTTATTGTGGCAGCCAATCCCACAAGGGGAGTTGATATTGGTGCGATTGAATTTATACACAAACAAATTGTCGAAGAAAGAGATAAGGGCGTAGGAGTTTTACTCATCTCCTCTGAGCTTGACGAGATTACTACGCTTTCAGATAGAATTATTGTTCTCTATGAAGGAGAAATTGTGGCTGAGTACAAAAGAGACGAAGCAGACGAATACCAGATTGGCCTGGCAATGTGCGGCGGCCTTCCCCATGAAGGAGCTCGCAAGTGA
- a CDS encoding ABC transporter permease produces the protein MNIIRPIAATIIGLFLGLLVTYFAGENPLNVFLIFTTSGFGSAYDIGMTLTYSMPLILTGLSVSMAFKSGLFNIGAEGQLTMGALAAASVGALFTSIPPFIAPIFAGICAILAGGIWGGIAGYLKAKRGAHEVITTIMLNFIAAGIASYVTVYLLKDPNTQNPQTIPISPNYKLESFAFFDSAPVSSALFLSIIVAILVWIFLYRTPLGYEIRAVGSNESAASTACISISKTQILNMFIAGSLAGLVGVGEVLSRSECFKLDFSPGYGFTGIAVAFLARGNPIAIIFSGLLFGVLQKGASDLEIFTHNVTSDLSLVLQALIILAVSADGLWEKFISAKKVKL, from the coding sequence GTGAATATCATTCGCCCCATCGCAGCTACCATAATTGGGCTTTTTTTAGGTTTGCTTGTTACCTATTTTGCAGGTGAAAACCCTTTAAATGTTTTCCTTATATTCACAACTTCAGGTTTTGGCAGTGCCTATGATATCGGTATGACTTTAACTTATAGTATGCCGCTTATTTTAACAGGTCTTTCTGTATCAATGGCATTCAAATCTGGACTTTTTAATATTGGTGCAGAAGGACAACTTACCATGGGCGCTTTAGCGGCTGCATCCGTAGGAGCGCTTTTCACATCAATTCCACCTTTTATCGCACCTATTTTCGCAGGTATTTGTGCAATATTAGCTGGGGGAATATGGGGAGGAATTGCTGGGTATTTAAAAGCAAAACGTGGAGCACACGAAGTCATAACAACAATTATGCTTAACTTTATTGCTGCAGGTATAGCAAGCTATGTAACTGTTTACTTATTAAAGGATCCAAATACACAAAACCCACAAACAATTCCTATTTCTCCAAATTATAAACTCGAGTCGTTTGCATTTTTTGATAGCGCCCCTGTTTCAAGCGCACTTTTTTTGTCAATTATAGTAGCGATTTTGGTCTGGATATTTTTATACCGCACACCCCTTGGTTATGAAATTAGAGCCGTTGGTTCCAATGAATCTGCAGCATCCACTGCATGTATAAGTATTTCAAAAACGCAAATTTTAAATATGTTTATAGCAGGAAGTTTAGCTGGACTTGTTGGTGTAGGAGAAGTATTAAGCCGCTCGGAATGTTTTAAACTCGATTTCTCACCTGGCTATGGTTTTACTGGAATTGCTGTTGCATTTTTAGCGAGAGGCAATCCTATTGCCATTATATTTTCTGGACTTCTTTTTGGTGTACTGCAAAAAGGCGCAAGCGATCTTGAAATATTTACGCACAATGTCACATCTGACCTTTCACTTGTATTACAAGCATTAATTATCCTTGCAGTATCAGCTGATGGTTTATGGGAAAAATTTATTTCTGCTAAAAAGGTTAAATTGTAA
- a CDS encoding ABC transporter permease, translating to MDWINLAISISGATIRMSAPLIFAALGGLFSERSGIINIALEGKMLAGAFAAAAVTTLTQNPYFGLLAGGLAGMLMSILYGVFVINFKANQIVVGTAITILATGAVPFFSQILFQNTGSTPEIPIGSRFIYTPIIIAWLFVILIWCLFKFTPYGMWHKFAGEHPDALQTSGVDVINTRWSGVLVSGFLAGLGGATLSICLSSSYTRNMTAGRGYMALAALIVGGWKPITAALACLAFGFFDALGITLQGFQMPKPDFSIDFFNQIWNFFVSAQFIQIIPYILTIVVVAGFVGKSRPPKALGQPYLRNR from the coding sequence ATGGACTGGATTAATCTTGCTATTTCTATAAGCGGTGCAACTATTCGGATGTCTGCTCCACTTATTTTCGCTGCTCTTGGTGGTCTTTTTAGTGAAAGAAGTGGAATCATAAACATTGCTCTCGAAGGAAAAATGCTTGCAGGTGCATTTGCAGCAGCCGCAGTTACTACATTAACGCAAAACCCTTACTTTGGACTTTTAGCTGGTGGCTTAGCTGGAATGTTAATGTCCATTCTTTATGGTGTTTTCGTTATTAATTTTAAAGCTAACCAAATTGTCGTTGGAACTGCTATCACAATCTTAGCTACCGGTGCCGTGCCATTTTTTTCGCAAATTCTTTTCCAAAACACAGGCTCTACGCCTGAAATTCCAATTGGAAGTAGGTTCATTTACACACCAATAATTATCGCATGGTTGTTTGTAATTTTGATATGGTGTTTATTTAAATTCACGCCATACGGGATGTGGCATAAATTTGCAGGAGAACATCCAGACGCTTTACAAACATCTGGTGTCGACGTGATAAATACACGATGGTCAGGTGTTTTGGTCTCTGGTTTTCTTGCTGGTCTGGGTGGCGCAACATTATCAATATGTTTATCAAGTAGTTACACTCGTAATATGACTGCGGGCCGTGGCTATATGGCTTTAGCCGCTCTTATTGTTGGAGGTTGGAAACCGATAACGGCTGCTTTAGCATGTTTAGCGTTTGGCTTTTTCGACGCTCTCGGGATTACTTTACAAGGTTTCCAAATGCCGAAACCTGATTTTTCAATCGACTTTTTCAATCAAATTTGGAATTTCTTTGTTTCAGCTCAATTTATCCAAATTATTCCTTATATTCTTACAATAGTTGTTGTTGCTGGTTTTGTTGGCAAAAGCAGACCACCCAAAGCATTAGGTCAGCCGTATTTAAGAAATCGGTAA